The region ATGGCGAGCTTGTTGGCCTTAGCGCTAACCGGTTGTGCCAGCTCACAATCGGATCAGCCTTTTAGCCTGACCTTGGCGCACATTAACGATACCCAATCACATTTTGATGCCAGCGATGTGCGACTCAGCTTTGCTAACAAAGCGGTTTACACCAGAGCGGGTGGCAGTGCACGCGTCTTCAACTACGTTAATCAATTGCGCGAGCAAGCCGACATTAACAATCAGGCGTTTTTATTTTTACACGCCGGTGATGCGTGGCAGGGCAGCGGCTATTTTACTCAGCATAAAGGTGCCATGAATGCGGATATTCTCAGCCGGATGCAGCTTGATGCCATGACCCTTGGCGAGCGTGAATTTGCCCTCGACAACCGCCATCTGGCGGCTTTTATTGAGCAAGTCGACTTTCCAGTGTTGGCGGCCAACATAGATGCCCGCCAAGACGCGGATTTACAAGCGGCAAAAAACCTTCAGCCCTATGTCCTGTATGCCTTTAAAGGCAATAAGAAAAAGCGTGTGGCAAACGTGAAAGACGCGGGCAAATCTCCGGTGGTAGCTGTGCTGGGCTTGGTAAGAGCAGACATGGCGACGGCGGGCAAGCAAGTGGGCCAGCTTAGCTTTGATCAAGAAGTGAGTCGCGCTCAAAGCACGGTTAACGCACTTAAAGAGCAAGGCGTGAGCCACATAGTGGCCCTGACGCACTTAGGGTTGGAACGCGATAATCAGCTGGCGCAAAAAGTGAATGGCATCGACGTGATAGTCGGTGGCCATGCCCAAGGTTTATTGGGTGACTTTACGGCGCTGGGTGGCACTAAAAATGAACCCTATGCCCGCCGCTTTACCAATCCCGATGGCCGTGGCAGCACCTGTGTGGTGCAATCGGGCCAGTTTGGCCAAGCCATGGGCAAGGTAACGGTGACCTTTACCTATGATGGCCGTGTGAGCCAGTGTGAAGGCGGCAATACCTTATTAGTCGACCAGCAGTTTTACTCTGATGTGCGCCGTAATGATAACCAGCGGGTGAGTGAGCAACAGCAAGAAAGCATCCTAGCTGCCATTGCCGATGCCGATAACATTGCCGTAGTAGCAGAAGATAAATCCTTGCAGCAATACATTGCCAAAGAATATCAGCCAGCCTTGCGAGAAGCTTACGGTAAAGTGATTGGCGTTGTGCCCCAGACCTTGGCGCACGCCCAGTTACCGGTAACTGGCAAAGGCTCACAAGTTGCACCTTTGGTGGCGGCCAGCCAGCTGTATTGGCTGAATACACAGGGCGTACAATCTGTGACCGGCCGTCAGGCCGATTTTTCCTTGGTCGCTGCCAGCGCCATTAATCAACGTATCGAAATAGGGGCGATCAAAGCCGGCCAAATTAGCATGGAATTGTTGCCTGGCAATAATCCCATCAGCTTGGTGTCTTTAACCGGTCATCAGGTAGCAGGCTTATTGCTTGAAGCCATTAATGGTGCCATCGCGCCTAACGCCGATGGCGGTAGCTTCCCTTATGTGGCGGGTTTGCGTTATCAATTTAATGAAACCAGTCGTGGCCGTGGTTACTTGAGCCGCATTGAATATGCACGCAATGGTCAGTGGGCGCGTATTGAGCCCAATACCCAGTATCAAGTGGCGCTCACGGGTTTTCACGCTTTGGCTAACGGCGGTGGGCAGACCTTATTTGATGCTCAGCAAGTGCTCACAGATCGTCTCGATCTTGCCTATGTAAACGGCAACTTGGCCGCGTTCCCCGTGGCAAGATTGAGTAAAAGCGCCCAAGGCGCAATTGAGGTGCACTATATTAACCAGCCCCTTAATTGCCAGCAGGCGCAGGTGAGCTGCAATACCTCGGCGTACGCTTTTACTGATTATGTGCGAGATAATAGGCCGGCACTCACGGCCTTAGCGGAGCCAGGCATTAGCTTGAATCGCTTGTAAATAATAAAGAGGCCCGAACTGTTCGGGCCTCTTTATTTGGTGTTATGAGTGGGACTTTTTTGGAGCTTATTTTAACGCCATCACGGCGACGCGTAATCACGGTCACGAATATAGACAAGGTCCTCGATAATAAACCTGCTATGTTTTATATACTCTATCGAGTCTTATTTAGGGGGATCCATGCGAACTAAAAAAACACCGTTGTTGAGGCCAGCGCAATGGCTGTTGGGAGCCGTCTTATGTGGCGTAACGCTCAGCTCTACAGCGGACGATGCACTGGCGGCTGAACCTTTGTCGGCCCCCGAAGGGCGGGTGTTGTTAACCCTTACCGGTAATATTGGGGTGACGAATTCGGGGACTAATAGCGCCATGGGCCAAGCCGATCAGGCCGAGTTTGACTTAGCGCTGCTGGACAGTTTACCCCAGCATGAATTTGATACTGAAACCCCTTGGACTAATGGCGTGCATCGTTTTAGTGGCGTGTTATTACGCGACTTATTACAACGTGTGGACGCGAAAGGCGTGGTGATTAAGGCGGTGGCGTTTAATGAATATTTTTCTATCATTGACACTTCACGCATTGAGCTGAGCGGATTATTATTGGCCACCCGTATGGATGGCGAGCCGATGAGAATTCGCGATAAAGGCCCTTCTTGGTTGATGTTACCCTTGTCAGAGTCGAAACAACTGGATAATAAACGCTTTCACGAACTGCTGATCTGGCAACTAAGAACATTGGATGTGCAATAGGTGAAAAAATTTAAATTGTTGGTCATGACCGCCATAGTGGTGTTGTTCAGTGCCAGCTCCCTTTATAGCTATTACCGCGACTTTGAAGTTGTGCGCTATGTCTCAGCCACCGTTAAGGCGGTGGGCTGGAGCAGCTCAGAGTTAGAAATGGAAGTGGTGAAGTTTGACCAAGCCCTCACCGCGTTAGCGGCCGGCCTAGAAGACAATGAATATTTAGAGCTGCGCTTTGAGGTACTCTGGAGTCGGGTTAATAGCTTATTAGCAGGCAAAGAAAATCGCCCACTGCGTGAGCAGCCCGGCGTGTTGCCCTTGCTTGGCAGCTTATCAGAGCAATTAAGATTGTGGGAAGACGACGTTTATGAGCTTAACGCCGGTGACGTGGTGGCCATAATGACGTTGCGCGAAGAGCTGGCGCACTTTCATCAATTAACCCGAGAAATTAACGTAGAAAACTTTTCTGGCGATAATATTTGGCGCCAGCTAGATGTGCTGCAAGACACGCGGCTACATTCCACGCTATCTTTAGCGGGATTGCTCATCAGTGGTGGCTTAATGCTGCTGCTGTTAGTGCGCGAAAACCGCCGTAATCGACAATTAGCCTATCACGACATTCTGACCGGTTTGCCGAATCGCATGCATTTTTACCAGCTCATTGATCAGGCGATGCAATGGGCGGATCGCCATGACCGAGCCTTGGCGGTGCACATGGTCGATCTTGATGGCTTTAAGGCCATTAATGACAGCTTGGGTCATAA is a window of Oceanisphaera sp. IT1-181 DNA encoding:
- a CDS encoding bifunctional metallophosphatase/5'-nucleotidase codes for the protein MNKTLMASLLALALTGCASSQSDQPFSLTLAHINDTQSHFDASDVRLSFANKAVYTRAGGSARVFNYVNQLREQADINNQAFLFLHAGDAWQGSGYFTQHKGAMNADILSRMQLDAMTLGEREFALDNRHLAAFIEQVDFPVLAANIDARQDADLQAAKNLQPYVLYAFKGNKKKRVANVKDAGKSPVVAVLGLVRADMATAGKQVGQLSFDQEVSRAQSTVNALKEQGVSHIVALTHLGLERDNQLAQKVNGIDVIVGGHAQGLLGDFTALGGTKNEPYARRFTNPDGRGSTCVVQSGQFGQAMGKVTVTFTYDGRVSQCEGGNTLLVDQQFYSDVRRNDNQRVSEQQQESILAAIADADNIAVVAEDKSLQQYIAKEYQPALREAYGKVIGVVPQTLAHAQLPVTGKGSQVAPLVAASQLYWLNTQGVQSVTGRQADFSLVAASAINQRIEIGAIKAGQISMELLPGNNPISLVSLTGHQVAGLLLEAINGAIAPNADGGSFPYVAGLRYQFNETSRGRGYLSRIEYARNGQWARIEPNTQYQVALTGFHALANGGGQTLFDAQQVLTDRLDLAYVNGNLAAFPVARLSKSAQGAIEVHYINQPLNCQQAQVSCNTSAYAFTDYVRDNRPALTALAEPGISLNRL